Genomic segment of Dongia rigui:
GCTCTATGCCGCCACCAAGCGGGCGGATGAGCTGATGAGCGCCTCCTATGCCAGCCTCTACAAGATTCCGTTGACGGGCTTGCGTTTCTTCACGGTCTATGGCCCTGCCGGCCGGCCCGACATGGCCTATTTCAAGTTCACCCAGGCGATACTGGCCGGGCGCCCCATCGATGTGAACGGGGATGGTAGCCAGAGCCGTGATTTCACTTATGTCGACGACATCGTGGACGGCGTCATCGCGGCGCTTGATCGCCCGCCCGCCGGCACCATTCCGCACCGCTTGTTCAACCTCGGCGACGACCAGCCGGAAAAGCTGTCGCATCTCATCGCCCTCATCGAAGAGGCGTGCGGCCGCCGCGCCCAGATCAATTACCTGCCGCCCTCGCCAGGGGATGTGCCGGCAACCTGGGCCGACATTTCAGCAAGCCGGGCGGAACTCGATTACGCGCCGAAGGTTCCACTTGCCGAAGGTGTGAAGCGCTTCGTTGAGTGGTATCGGCGCCACGCGGCGCAACCAGACGTCGCAGCACTGGCTGGGTAGCCCGGGGCGGCGGCGGGCATTTTAACCACCACAATGCTGTGGTTCGGTTGAGAAAGTGTCGACGAAATTCGAGCGTTGGCGGAGATTCAGATTTGTCTCGCCCCATCTCCACAGGAAACACTTATCAGCGCGCGGCGAGATGGCTATAGTTCGACTTCGCACTTGCAGCAATTGCCGCCGCGCGACGGGCGGCGACGAAGGAGTTCACCATGGAGCAGATTGAAAAAGCGATGGCGCGTGCACGCGAATCGCGTGCTGGCAATCTGAAGCAGTTCCGCCCCGCCAACAGCCCCGGCGGGCGGGCCTCCATCAATGGCGTGGCGCCTGCCTATACGGAAACCGTCGTGGCACCGCTCGATGCGCGGCGCATGAACGAGGAGCGCCTGGTAGCCGACGCGCTTGGCCACCCGGTCTCGGATACCTACAGCCTGCTGCGCACCCAGGTGCTGCAGCGCCTGCGCGCCAACAACATGAATTCGCTGGCCATCACCAGCCCGGAAAGCGGTGCTGGCGTCACGACCACGGCCGCCAATCTGGCGCTGGCAATCGCGCTCGACGTCAACCAGACGGTGCTGCTGGTCGATCTCAATCTGCGCGATCCCGGCATTGCGCAAAAATTCCGCATCACGCCGCCCGCTGGCATCGATGACTACCTCCATGGCGAGGCCGACCTCAAGGATTGCCTGGTCAGCCCCGGCGTGCCGCGGCTCGTGATCCTCGGCGCCCGCATTCCGAATGGCGAAGCGGCCGAGGTTTTGAGTTCGCCGCGCATGGCAGCACTCGCACGCGAACTGCACAGCCGCTATCACGACCGCATCATCATCTATGACCTGCCGCCGCTCATTCCTTCGGGCGATACGCTGGGCTTTCTGCCCAATGTCGAAGCCGTGCTGCTGGTCGCGCGCAGTGGCAAGACCACGAAGAGCGAGTTGGAGAAGTCGGCGCGGCTCCTCGGCCAGAAGCCGATCGTGGGAACATTGCTCAATGCACATTGAGCGGAGGTCGGCTGGGGTAGGCTGCCATGTATGAAGACTTCTTCGGGCTCAACGAGAAGCCGTTCTCGCTGTTGCCGGATCCCGATTTCCTATTCCTGAGCAGCAAGCATTCGCTGGCGCTCAACATGCTTGAATACAGCCTGGCGGGCCAAGCCGGTTTCTGCGCGATCACGGGCGAGATCGGGTCGGGCAAGACGACACTGATCCGGGCGCTGCTGCGCCGCATGGACCGCGATATCCGCCTTGGCCTGATTTCCAACACGCATAGCTCGCTCACCGACATCGCCTCCTGGGCGCTGAGTGCGTTTGGGCGCAGTCCTGCCGGCAAGTCGCGTGCCGAGATCCACCAGGACCTGATGCTGTTCCTGATCGAGGAATACGGTGCCGGCAAGCGCTCGGTGCTCATCGTCGACGAGGCGCAGAACTTGACGATCGAGGCGCTGGAGGAGTTGCGCCTGCTTTCCAACATCAATGCCGACAAGGATCTGCTGCTGCAGATCATCCTGGTCGGGCAGCCGGAACTGCTGGAAAAACTGCGCCGGCCGGAACTGTGCCAGTTCGCGCAGCGCATCAGCGTTTCCTATCATCTGGCGCCGCTGACCTGCGCCGAGACGCTGCATTACATCACGCATCGCCTGCGCGTTGCCGGCACCACGGCGCCGATTTTCAACGACATGGCGGTGGGCGGCATTCAATACTTCTCGGGCGGCGTGCCGCGACTCATCAACTCGATCTGCGACATGGCCATGGTCTATGCCTATGCCGACCAGGTGCGCGAGGTCGATCTCGACCACATTTTCCGTGTCGTCGGCGACCGTATGAGCAATGGCGTGTCGGTTTTCGCCGGCATTGGCGGCCCGGAAGATCCGGCCGCGGTGCGCGAGATTACCGCCCTCATTCGCGCGGCTGCCGAGGCGCGGGCGACCTTGCCGGCGCCGGCCCTGCCGCAGCCAGAGCCGGCACCTGAACCGGCACCGGCCCGGCGCCGCCAGCTCGTCGCCAATGATTTCGGCAACGGCTATGCGTCGATCACTGCGCAACAGGCAGAAACGCGTCCGTCATGGTTCCGGCGTACCTTCCTGCGGGCCAATTGAAGCGAGCGGGATGTGGTGGAAACAGCGCAGAGCATCAACAGTGACGGAACGGCAGGGGTGACCGGCCAAGCGCCGCAGCGCACCAAGGTGCTGGTCGTCAGCATGGCCGATGCGCTCGACCGGCAGCACCGGTTCAGCGATCGCGCGAGTGCAGCGGTGGTTCCGTGGCGCTTTTTTTCCGCCTATTCCAAGCTGCATCCCCATCTGGTTTATGACGAGACCGAAGCGCTGCTGGCCCATGGCCGCCCGCTGCGTCCCGGCGAACTCGGCTGCTATTCCAGCCATTACGCGATCTGGGAACAGCTGGTCGCCGATGACGATGCCGATCAGTATGTCGTTCTGGAAGACGACGTGATCGTGGATTGGGAATATCTGAAAAAGATCATCGACGCCGATCTGTCTCCCATGAAGATCGATTATCTGCGTCTTTACTACAAATACCCGGTCAGGCAGATCGTGCTGATGAACGCCTTCGTCGACCGGTCGCGTTCGCTGGTGGAGCTGTCGGATTTCGCCTATGGCACGCAAGGGTACCTGATCACCAAGGCGGCGGCGGTGCGTCTGCTGATGCATTGCCGTGTGGTCAGGCGACCGATCGATGACGAGCTTGACCGCAGCTGGGCGCATGGCGTGCGGAATCTCTCCGTGTTTCCTTTTCCGCTCATCGAGGAATCGGGCGCATCGACCATCGGCGCCAGCCGCTTCGAGAAATATCCCATGCCGGCGCATTTGCGCGTCCGGCGCCGCATTCATCGCTTCGTCGAGCGCATGCGGCTAAGAAAGGCAAAGGCGATTCGCCGGCTCCGACATGCGTTCGCAAATTGAGTTGCCCCGCAAACCCGATCTGACGGACGAGGTCCCGGTGGTCGGCAAAGAAGAAGAAACGAGGCAGGCGGCGGTGGCGACGGAAGACGACGGGCAGGGAACGTATAATCGCGACCTTAAGCGCAGAACGCGAATCTCCATTGTCTGGACGGCGCTGCGGCTCGCGTCGAACCAGTTCTTCGCCTTCGTGGTGTTTGTCGTGCTGGCGCGGCTGCTGTCGCCGCATGACATCGGCACGTTTGCCATCGTCACGCTATTTTCCGAATTCAGCCGCATCCTTGCCAATGGCGGCATGACGAGTTACATCGCCCGCGCCAAGGTACTGACGCCGGAACTCCAGGACACGATCTTCTGGACCAATATGGCGCTGGCCTGCATCACGTCGGTGATCGTCATTGCCCTGGCCGAACCGGTCCTTGGTCTCATCGGCCAGCCTTTTGCCGCCGGCCCGCTGATGGTGGTGGCGGCATTGCTGCCAATCGTTGCCGCGGGTGCCTCGCATGCCGCGGTCTGCATGCGCCAGTTCAGCCACAAGTCGCTGGCCATCCGCTCGGCGATCAGCGGCACACTTGGCGGTGCGGCGGCGATTGCCGCGGCCTATGCTGGCTGGGGCATTTGGAGCCTGGTGGTGCAGCGCGTCGTCACCGAGATCCTCAATACGCTGGTGTCGTGGCAGGCCTATCGCTGGATGCCGGGCCGGCAGTTCAGCCGCGATTCCTTGCGCGAGATCTGGGGCTTCGGCTCCAACCTCGCGTTCGCGCAGATCGTCTTCCTGTTCCTGGTGCGTATCCAGGACCTGGTCATCGGCGCCACGATCGGCGCCGCCGCTGTCGGTATCTATCGTACTGCCTGGCGCATGACCGAACTGGTGACGAACGGCGCCATTCAGCCCTTCACGACGGTCGCCATCCAGACATTCTCGCGCTTGCAGGACAACCGCGCCGACCTCATCAAGGCCTATCGCGGCATGATCCTCGCCAGCTCCATGGTTTCGTTTCCGGCGCTGGTCGGGTTCGGCATCATCGCCCCGGATGCGGTGCCGGTCATCTATGGCGAGCAATGGGTGGCATCGGGCGTTCTGGCACAGATATTTGCCCTGATGGTGGTGCCCTTTACGCTCAATTACTTCGCCTCGCCGATGCTGAGCGCCATCGGTCGTGGCTCGGACATGCGGACGCTTTCGCTCATCCAGCTGGGATTGACGCTGGTCATGACCTGGGCAGCGGCACCCTACGGGATCGTGGCGGTCGCTGCCGCCTATGTCGCCCGCGCCTACATCACCTTTCCGATCAATCTGTGGCTGCTGAAGCGGCGCGCGGGCATCGGCTACAAGGAAACGGTGCGGGCCAGCCTGCCGCCGTTCCTGGCATCCTGTCTGATGGGTGTCGGTGTCTGGAGCTTCATGCATTTCGCCCGGCCCTACATTGCCCAGCCACTCCATCTCGTTATGGGCGGTGTCGCCATCGGCATGCCGCTCTATGCGATTTTCCTGCCCGTCCTGTCGCGCGATGCGCGTGGCGTGATCGGGCGCAAGCTCAAGAAGTTGCGCGGCAAATAGCCGGCGAAAGGGATCAAGGATGTCAGAAGTCGTCAGCAGCAAGGCACTGATCGCCGGATTGCAAGAGAAGATCGACACCGTGGTGCGGCCGCTCATTCCGGAAGGCCGCATCTCGCTGGTCGACTTCCCCAATTATGCCAATGTCGGGGACTCAGCGATCTGGCTGGGCCAGATCGAATTCCTGCGCCAGCGTCTGGGCGTCACACCGAGCTATGGCGCCACCATCGACAGCTATTCGCGCGAGGCATTGCTGGCCGCCGCGCCGGACGGGCCGATTCTGATCAATGGTGGCGGTAATTTCGGCACGATCTGGCCGCGGCATCATGATTTCATTTTGCGCCTGCTCCGCGAGCATCCGGGCCGGCCGATGGTCCTGCTGCCGCAATCGCTGCATTTCGACCCACCGGAAGCAGCCGATGAAGTGGCGCGCGCGATGGAGAAACACGGTCGCTTCACCATGGTGGTGCGCGATCAAAAGTCGCTGGCCTTCGCCCGCCAGAAATTCCCCTGTGATGTGCATCTGGCACCCGACATGGCGTTCTTCATCGGTGCCACGCAGCCGCGCCGCCCGAAGGACAACTTCCTGTTCCTGATGCGCTCCGACAAGGAGAAGGTCGAGGGCCAGGAGATGCCGAGCATTCCCGAAGGCGGCGACGTTACCGACTGGCTGGAGGAATCGCGCCGGCGCCTGCGCATCTCGCGCTGGATGGGGCGCCTCAGCGGCATCATGCGCGGCGGCAACGGCAGGATCAGCGCCTATAACGCCCTGGCGCTCAACCGCTATTGGCGGGGCGTCGAGATTCTGTCGCGTGGCCGCGTCGTCATCACGGATCGTCTGCATGCCCATATCATGTCGACGCTGCTCGATATCCCGCATGTGGCGCTCGACAATTCCTATGGCAAGGTCGGCGGCTTCATCGAGGCCTGGACCAAGCCCTATGCCGGCTTGCGTCGCGCGACGACCATGGACGAAGCGCTGGCGGCCGGCCGGACCCTGCTTGCCACCATGCCGCAATGTGCGGCGCGCTGAGACGCGCCGTCCTGACAAAGGAAACAGGCATGACCGGATCTTCCCCACAGCGCCGTCGCGTGGCTTTCATCATCAATTCCCTGGCCGGCGGCGGTGCCGAACGCGTCATGTGCACCCTATTGCGGGCCTCGGAAGAAGAACGGCGCGATGTCGACATCACACTGATCCTGCTCGACCAGGAGCCAGCCGCCTATACCGTGCCGGATTGGGTGCGTATCGAACAGCTGGATTGCCGGCATTCCTTTGCCCGGAGCCTGGGGCAGCTCTTCACGGCGCTGCGGCGCCTGCGCCCGGATGTCGTGCTGAGCTTCCTCACGCGTGCCAATATTGCGGCGGCACTCGCTTGCCGGGCCTTAGGGATTGCAGCGGTGATCAGCGAGCGCGTCAACACCAGCAGCCATCTGGGCACGGGTGGTGGGGCGATGGTGGCGCGCCTGCTCGTTCGCCTTTGCTATCCACTGGCGCGCAAGATCATCGCCGTTTCGCCGGGCGTCGCGGACGATCTTGCCGACGCCTTCGGGATTGCGCGGGCGAAGCTGATGGTGATTGCCAACCCGGTCGATCTCGACGGTATCCGGCGCCAGGGCGACGAGGCGCCAGCGGTCGTTCCCGGCGTGCCTTACATCATGGCGATGGGCCGACTGGTCCCCAATAAGAACTTCGCCATGCTGATCGAAGCCTATGCGCAGGCCGAGATGAGCGAGCAACTCTTCATCTTCGGGGAGGGGGGCGAGCGTGAGAATCTGCAGGGGCTCATCGGCAAGCTCGGCCTGGAGGGGCGTGTGCATTTGCCCGGTTTCTGCGCCAATCCATATGCCATCCTCAAGCATGCGGCACTCTTCGTGCTGCCGTCCAATGCCGAGGGGTTTCCCAACAGCCTCCTTGAAGCAATGAGCCTGCGGGT
This window contains:
- a CDS encoding NAD-dependent epimerase/dehydratase family protein — encoded protein: MGVLVTGAAGFIGSFVARALLGRGETVIGVDNLNTYYDVSLKEGRLAGLVQHPNFRFVRADIADQQGLLKALQPHLAALDRIVHLAAQAGVRHSIEKPLDYLNANLGGHLHLLELARGVPNLRHMVYASSSSVYGASQRIPFSLDDPVDQPVSLYAATKRADELMSASYASLYKIPLTGLRFFTVYGPAGRPDMAYFKFTQAILAGRPIDVNGDGSQSRDFTYVDDIVDGVIAALDRPPAGTIPHRLFNLGDDQPEKLSHLIALIEEACGRRAQINYLPPSPGDVPATWADISASRAELDYAPKVPLAEGVKRFVEWYRRHAAQPDVAALAG
- a CDS encoding CpsD/CapB family tyrosine-protein kinase: MEQIEKAMARARESRAGNLKQFRPANSPGGRASINGVAPAYTETVVAPLDARRMNEERLVADALGHPVSDTYSLLRTQVLQRLRANNMNSLAITSPESGAGVTTTAANLALAIALDVNQTVLLVDLNLRDPGIAQKFRITPPAGIDDYLHGEADLKDCLVSPGVPRLVILGARIPNGEAAEVLSSPRMAALARELHSRYHDRIIIYDLPPLIPSGDTLGFLPNVEAVLLVARSGKTTKSELEKSARLLGQKPIVGTLLNAH
- a CDS encoding ExeA family protein, which codes for MYEDFFGLNEKPFSLLPDPDFLFLSSKHSLALNMLEYSLAGQAGFCAITGEIGSGKTTLIRALLRRMDRDIRLGLISNTHSSLTDIASWALSAFGRSPAGKSRAEIHQDLMLFLIEEYGAGKRSVLIVDEAQNLTIEALEELRLLSNINADKDLLLQIILVGQPELLEKLRRPELCQFAQRISVSYHLAPLTCAETLHYITHRLRVAGTTAPIFNDMAVGGIQYFSGGVPRLINSICDMAMVYAYADQVREVDLDHIFRVVGDRMSNGVSVFAGIGGPEDPAAVREITALIRAAAEARATLPAPALPQPEPAPEPAPARRRQLVANDFGNGYASITAQQAETRPSWFRRTFLRAN
- a CDS encoding glycosyltransferase family 25 protein, whose translation is MTGQAPQRTKVLVVSMADALDRQHRFSDRASAAVVPWRFFSAYSKLHPHLVYDETEALLAHGRPLRPGELGCYSSHYAIWEQLVADDDADQYVVLEDDVIVDWEYLKKIIDADLSPMKIDYLRLYYKYPVRQIVLMNAFVDRSRSLVELSDFAYGTQGYLITKAAAVRLLMHCRVVRRPIDDELDRSWAHGVRNLSVFPFPLIEESGASTIGASRFEKYPMPAHLRVRRRIHRFVERMRLRKAKAIRRLRHAFAN
- a CDS encoding lipopolysaccharide biosynthesis protein: MRSQIELPRKPDLTDEVPVVGKEEETRQAAVATEDDGQGTYNRDLKRRTRISIVWTALRLASNQFFAFVVFVVLARLLSPHDIGTFAIVTLFSEFSRILANGGMTSYIARAKVLTPELQDTIFWTNMALACITSVIVIALAEPVLGLIGQPFAAGPLMVVAALLPIVAAGASHAAVCMRQFSHKSLAIRSAISGTLGGAAAIAAAYAGWGIWSLVVQRVVTEILNTLVSWQAYRWMPGRQFSRDSLREIWGFGSNLAFAQIVFLFLVRIQDLVIGATIGAAAVGIYRTAWRMTELVTNGAIQPFTTVAIQTFSRLQDNRADLIKAYRGMILASSMVSFPALVGFGIIAPDAVPVIYGEQWVASGVLAQIFALMVVPFTLNYFASPMLSAIGRGSDMRTLSLIQLGLTLVMTWAAAPYGIVAVAAAYVARAYITFPINLWLLKRRAGIGYKETVRASLPPFLASCLMGVGVWSFMHFARPYIAQPLHLVMGGVAIGMPLYAIFLPVLSRDARGVIGRKLKKLRGK
- a CDS encoding polysaccharide pyruvyl transferase family protein is translated as MSEVVSSKALIAGLQEKIDTVVRPLIPEGRISLVDFPNYANVGDSAIWLGQIEFLRQRLGVTPSYGATIDSYSREALLAAAPDGPILINGGGNFGTIWPRHHDFILRLLREHPGRPMVLLPQSLHFDPPEAADEVARAMEKHGRFTMVVRDQKSLAFARQKFPCDVHLAPDMAFFIGATQPRRPKDNFLFLMRSDKEKVEGQEMPSIPEGGDVTDWLEESRRRLRISRWMGRLSGIMRGGNGRISAYNALALNRYWRGVEILSRGRVVITDRLHAHIMSTLLDIPHVALDNSYGKVGGFIEAWTKPYAGLRRATTMDEALAAGRTLLATMPQCAAR
- a CDS encoding glycosyltransferase, whose translation is MTGSSPQRRRVAFIINSLAGGGAERVMCTLLRASEEERRDVDITLILLDQEPAAYTVPDWVRIEQLDCRHSFARSLGQLFTALRRLRPDVVLSFLTRANIAAALACRALGIAAVISERVNTSSHLGTGGGAMVARLLVRLCYPLARKIIAVSPGVADDLADAFGIARAKLMVIANPVDLDGIRRQGDEAPAVVPGVPYIMAMGRLVPNKNFAMLIEAYAQAEMSEQLFIFGEGGERENLQGLIGKLGLEGRVHLPGFCANPYAILKHAALFVLPSNAEGFPNSLLEAMSLRVPVVSTNCLSGPAEVLADVARERVTEPVTFAPHGILVTPDNVADMAQGLRAMKDPERRASYAEKAERRAADFSVARAKNAYWDALRAEMTPPAAASGAPLRAQ